From the Cryptomeria japonica chromosome 2, Sugi_1.0, whole genome shotgun sequence genome, one window contains:
- the LOC131051973 gene encoding patatin-like protein 2, which yields MANEDILPIDVSGDVGTRILSVDGGVRGLIPVQLLKFLEQQLQKLDGEDARLADYFNIMAGTSTGGLITTIKWNIFHGIFGPKFTGKHLVDILKQEKFHETRLAETVTNLVIPTFDIKTQFPTIFASHEAKVDPLKNPNLMDVCLSTTAPPTNFPSHQFTTKSSNGETRVFNLVDGGVAANNPVMLTLIAMNLVTRAVHRDPRIEDKKKHIDHFIGLSLGTGLEDGIEWDAKKAATWGSLKWIAHDGRTPLIESIMNASSDMVNIHTVLMLHHCKENYLRIQEWQLKGSEAKMDLSTEENLRNLVKKGQELMGEGLSMDKKLRDKKRASSSHSKNGHSNAHSGGIKI from the exons ATGGCTAACGAGGATATTCTTCCAATCGATGTTTCGGGGGACGTGGGTACAAGAATCCTGAGTGTGGATGGAGGAGTCCGGGGTCTTATCCCTGTGCAATTACTCAAATTCTTAGAGCAACAGTTGCAG AAATTGGATGGGGAAGATGCCAGACTAGCAGATTATTTCAATATAATGGCAGGTACCAGCACTGGAGGTCTCATCACCACAAT CAAATGGAATATTTTTCACGGCATTTTCGGTCCCAAATTCACTGGCAAACATCTGGTCGATATCTTAAAACAAGAGAAATTTCACGAAACACGTCTTGCTGAAACGGTAACTAACCTAGTGATACCCACCTTCGATATCAAGACGCAGTTTCCCACGATTTTCGCCAGCCATGAG GCGAAAGTAGATCCGCTGAAGAATCCAAATCTTATGGACGTATGCCTCTCCACAACTGCACCTCCTACCAATTTTCCATCTCACCAGTTTACTACAAAGTCCAGCAATGGGGAAACCAGAGTTTTTAACTTAGTAGATGGAGGAGTAGCAGCCAACAATCCTGTAATGCTT ACCTTGATAGCAATGAATCTAGTCACTCGAGCAGTTCATCGGGATCCAAGAATCGAAGACAAGaag AAACACATTGACCACTTTATTGGGCTTTCTCTTGGAACGGGATTAGAAGACGGTATTGAATGGGATGCAAAAAAGGCTGCGACATGGGGAAGCTTGAAGTGGATTGCTCACGATGGAAGAACACCTCTGATAGAATCCATCATGAATGCAAGTTCAGACATGGTCAACATTCATACAGTTTTGATGCTCCATCATTGCAAAGAAAATTATCTTAGAATCCAG GAATGGCAATTAAAAGGAAGTGAAGCAAAGATGGATCTCAGTACAGAAGAAAACCTGAGGAACCTTGTGAAGAAAGGGCAGGAGTT AATGGGTGAAGGACTCTCTATGGATAAGAAGTTGAGGGATAAGAAGCGTGCATCTTCTTCACATTCTAAGAATGGGCATTCGAATGCCCATAGTGGTGGAATAAAGATCTAA